The Streptomyces camelliae genome window below encodes:
- a CDS encoding immunity 21 family protein: MARYAEPGALEWVESGGGPLIAVPETVLPFWAGADSEDLATDYDRACEVDGYVGLLPVGDSAALVFGDEPASTSFLPEHAAFVRWSAANSEAELLAGVPAALDAAVWGSEVHWRVPGPVLLFDSAWPGQAAGRIEHLRVPLEAGTYAVRAAYAQPGPETWVGLVQLSRLGH, translated from the coding sequence ATGGCTCGATACGCGGAACCAGGCGCGCTGGAGTGGGTGGAATCGGGCGGCGGCCCCTTGATAGCCGTACCCGAGACGGTGCTGCCGTTCTGGGCGGGTGCCGACAGCGAGGACCTCGCCACGGACTACGACCGGGCGTGCGAGGTCGACGGCTACGTCGGCCTGCTCCCCGTCGGCGACAGCGCGGCGCTGGTGTTCGGTGACGAACCCGCCTCCACCTCCTTCCTGCCGGAACACGCCGCCTTCGTACGGTGGTCCGCCGCGAACTCCGAGGCGGAGCTGCTCGCCGGAGTCCCGGCCGCACTCGACGCGGCGGTGTGGGGGAGCGAGGTCCACTGGCGGGTGCCCGGCCCGGTGCTCCTGTTCGACTCGGCCTGGCCCGGCCAGGCCGCCGGCCGCATCGAGCACCTCCGGGTGCCGCTGGAGGCGGGCACGTACGCGGTGCGCGCCGCCTATGCGCAGCCGGGGCCGGAGACCTGGGTCGGTCTGGTGCAGCTCAGCCGGCTCGGTCACTGA
- a CDS encoding AAA family ATPase, translated as MRLHRLDITAFGPFGGSQSVDFDALSAAGLFLLHGPTGAGKTSVLDAVCYALYGTVPGARQSGSGKGMNLRSDHAEPGTRAEIRLDLTVAGRRLEVTRQPAWERPKLRGKGTTVDKAQTWLREYDSTTGTWKDLSRSHDEVGREFEQLLGMSREQFCQVVLLPQGDFARFLRADAEARGRLLGRLFDTQRFADVEKRLADRRRATEARVREGDAALLADAHRMQQESGDAMELPELAPGDPGLAEAVLGAAAVARATARERLTIAHLRLGAAESAHTEARRALDAVRELARLQSRFAEARQRAERLQQHSGAHREAQERMERSRKAEAVAPALELREVAEEEHRRAAAAEARARGTLPDSHADAGASGLAAAARRAAEELGGLDAARRAEQKLVQLAEERDGLDRQERADEEVLREAEAWLDGWDGARAALQARVDSAQEAATRAEQLAVRREPMGKRLTAARTRDALAADLEDAQRRARACEQQALAARAHWLDLKEQRLTGIAAELAAHLTDGEPCTVCGATEHPAPARKIAGHVDRETEERAHRTSQEADRRHAEAERRLGVVREALAAATAEAGDTPTAQLEAQAEELDQEYARARREASALHAAHEELRRAEREREQRLADRQQAAVRAASRLTRRDTLEREQAQLEAELTQARGTAGSVAARAAQLERRVALLTDAADAARTAEDTAQRLKDADARLADAAYRAGFDTPQAAAAALLDPAAHRELQHRLDAWQSEEAAVRTVLAEGDTAAAAQQPPADLATAERTAAEAERRLRAAASARDAAARCCTELDRLSARATAAVRRLAPLREEYDRVARLAALTAGTSADNERKMRLESYVLAARLEQVAAAATARLQRMSSGRYTLVHSDDRSGRGRSGLGLHVVDAWTGRERDTATLSGGETFFASLALALGLADVVTDEAGGVRLDTLFIDEGFGSLDDQTLDEVLDVLDSLRERDRSVGIVSHVPDLRRRIHAQLEVVKGRTGSVLRQRGV; from the coding sequence GTGAGGCTCCACCGGCTCGACATCACCGCCTTCGGACCCTTCGGCGGCTCCCAGAGCGTCGACTTCGACGCCCTCTCGGCCGCCGGCCTCTTCCTGCTGCACGGCCCCACCGGCGCCGGCAAGACCTCCGTCCTGGACGCCGTCTGCTATGCCCTGTACGGCACTGTCCCCGGCGCCCGGCAGAGCGGCAGCGGCAAGGGCATGAACCTGCGCAGCGATCACGCGGAGCCGGGCACCCGCGCCGAGATCCGCCTCGACCTCACCGTCGCCGGACGCCGGCTGGAGGTCACCCGGCAGCCCGCGTGGGAGCGGCCCAAGCTGCGCGGCAAGGGCACCACGGTCGACAAGGCCCAGACCTGGCTGCGCGAGTACGACAGCACGACCGGCACCTGGAAGGACCTCAGCCGCTCCCACGACGAGGTCGGCAGGGAGTTCGAGCAGCTCCTCGGCATGAGCCGCGAGCAGTTCTGCCAGGTCGTGCTGCTGCCCCAGGGGGACTTCGCCCGCTTCCTGCGCGCCGACGCCGAGGCCCGCGGCCGGCTCCTCGGCCGGCTCTTCGACACCCAGCGCTTCGCCGACGTCGAAAAGCGCCTCGCCGACCGCCGCCGCGCCACCGAGGCACGCGTGCGTGAAGGCGACGCTGCGCTGCTCGCCGACGCCCACCGCATGCAGCAGGAGTCCGGCGACGCCATGGAGCTGCCCGAGCTGGCGCCCGGCGACCCGGGCCTGGCCGAGGCGGTCCTCGGTGCCGCCGCCGTCGCCCGCGCCACCGCCCGCGAGCGCCTCACCATCGCCCACCTCCGGCTCGGCGCCGCCGAGTCCGCCCACACCGAAGCCCGCCGCGCCCTGGACGCCGTACGCGAACTCGCCCGGCTGCAGAGCAGGTTCGCCGAGGCCCGGCAGCGCGCCGAGCGGCTCCAGCAGCACTCCGGGGCCCATCGCGAGGCCCAGGAGCGCATGGAGCGGTCCCGCAAGGCGGAGGCGGTCGCGCCCGCGCTGGAGCTGCGCGAGGTCGCCGAGGAGGAGCACCGCCGGGCCGCCGCCGCCGAGGCACGTGCGCGCGGGACGCTCCCCGACTCCCACGCCGACGCGGGCGCGAGCGGGCTGGCCGCCGCCGCCCGCCGGGCCGCCGAGGAACTGGGCGGTCTGGACGCCGCCCGCCGCGCCGAGCAGAAGCTCGTCCAACTGGCTGAGGAGCGCGACGGGCTCGACCGGCAGGAGCGTGCCGACGAGGAGGTGCTGCGCGAGGCCGAAGCCTGGCTCGACGGCTGGGACGGCGCCCGCGCCGCGCTCCAGGCCCGCGTCGACTCCGCCCAGGAAGCGGCCACCCGCGCCGAACAGCTCGCCGTGCGGCGGGAGCCGATGGGCAAGCGGCTCACCGCGGCCCGCACCCGGGACGCGCTGGCCGCCGACCTGGAGGACGCGCAGCGCCGGGCCCGCGCCTGCGAGCAGCAGGCCCTCGCCGCCCGCGCCCACTGGCTCGACCTCAAGGAACAGCGCCTGACCGGCATCGCCGCCGAACTGGCCGCCCACCTCACCGACGGCGAGCCCTGCACCGTCTGCGGAGCCACCGAACACCCCGCCCCGGCCCGCAAGATCGCCGGACACGTCGACCGCGAGACCGAGGAACGGGCACACCGGACCTCCCAGGAGGCCGACCGGCGGCACGCCGAGGCGGAGCGGCGGCTCGGCGTCGTCCGCGAGGCCCTGGCCGCCGCCACCGCCGAGGCCGGTGACACCCCCACCGCCCAACTGGAAGCGCAGGCGGAGGAGTTGGATCAGGAGTACGCCCGCGCCCGCCGCGAGGCCTCCGCCCTGCACGCCGCCCACGAGGAGCTGCGCCGCGCCGAGCGCGAGCGCGAGCAGCGCCTGGCCGACCGCCAGCAGGCCGCCGTACGAGCCGCTTCCCGGCTCACCCGGCGCGACACCCTGGAGCGCGAACAGGCCCAGCTGGAAGCGGAGTTGACGCAGGCGCGCGGCACCGCCGGCAGCGTGGCCGCGCGGGCCGCGCAGCTGGAGCGGCGCGTCGCGCTGCTCACCGACGCCGCCGACGCCGCCCGCACCGCCGAGGACACCGCCCAGCGCCTGAAGGACGCCGACGCCCGCCTCGCCGACGCCGCCTACCGGGCCGGCTTCGACACCCCGCAGGCCGCGGCCGCCGCCCTCCTGGACCCCGCCGCCCATCGCGAGCTGCAACACCGCCTGGACGCCTGGCAGTCGGAGGAAGCGGCCGTACGCACCGTGCTGGCCGAGGGGGACACCGCGGCCGCCGCCCAGCAGCCGCCCGCCGACCTCGCGACGGCGGAGCGCACTGCGGCCGAGGCGGAGCGGCGGCTCCGGGCGGCCGCCTCCGCGCGCGACGCGGCCGCCCGCTGCTGCACCGAGCTGGACCGCCTCTCCGCGCGCGCCACCGCAGCCGTACGGCGGCTCGCCCCGCTGCGCGAGGAGTACGACCGGGTCGCCCGCCTCGCCGCTCTCACCGCGGGCACCTCCGCCGACAACGAACGCAAGATGCGCCTGGAGTCGTACGTCCTGGCGGCCCGCCTGGAGCAGGTCGCCGCCGCCGCGACCGCCCGGCTGCAGCGCATGTCGTCCGGCCGCTACACCCTCGTCCACTCCGACGACCGCTCCGGACGCGGCCGCAGCGGGCTCGGCCTGCACGTGGTCGACGCCTGGACCGGCCGCGAACGCGACACCGCGACCCTCTCCGGCGGCGAGACCTTCTTCGCCTCCCTCGCCCTCGCCCTCGGCCTCGCGGACGTCGTCACCGACGAGGCGGGCGGCGTCCGCCTCGACACCCTCTTCATCGACGAGGGCTTCGGCAGCCTCGACGACCAGACCCTCGACGAGGTGTTGGACGTCCTCGACTCACTCCGGGAGCGGGACCGCAGCGTCGGCATCGTCAGCCATGTCCCTGACCTGCGGCGCCGCATCCACGCCCAGCTGGAGGTCGTGAAGGGCAGGACGGGGTCGGTGCTGCGGCAGCGGGGGGTGTGA
- a CDS encoding cytochrome P450 yields the protein MPQASLFRQITDFANRADPYPLYEELRKTPVLHEEDGPYVISSYYDIEALLHDPRISSDATNVAAAGDDELSGPEATGLPPSFIRLDPPEHDRLRRIANSSFGPPHRPRRIENMRGELGEIVTGLIDGFGDARQIDLVDEFAYPFPVTVICRLLGVPREDEPRFRAWVDPIVAGLDPDTRTSAESERTAQEARLQLGMYLNGLVEQRAREPRDDMLSDLVNSRGPDGAMTTMEVLSTSVLLLIAGHETTVNLITNGMLTLLRHPEVLARLRNDPGLSVRIVEELLRYEPPVQIVPQRTCIADIELRGVTIPKGSRIWLMLAAGNRDPERFKDPERFDPDREDIQHLGFGSGIHSCFGAPLARLEAQIALSELARRLENPRLVEDPPPYRQNAVLRGPRHLNIAFDGLR from the coding sequence ATGCCGCAAGCCTCGCTGTTCCGTCAGATCACCGACTTCGCCAACCGCGCCGACCCGTATCCGCTGTACGAGGAACTCCGCAAGACGCCGGTGCTCCACGAGGAGGACGGCCCCTACGTCATCAGCTCGTACTACGACATCGAGGCGCTGCTCCACGATCCGCGGATCAGCTCCGACGCCACCAACGTGGCCGCCGCCGGGGACGACGAGCTGTCCGGGCCGGAGGCGACAGGGCTGCCTCCCAGCTTCATCCGACTCGACCCGCCGGAGCACGACCGGCTGCGGAGGATCGCCAACAGCTCCTTCGGGCCCCCGCACCGGCCGCGCCGGATCGAGAACATGCGGGGCGAGCTGGGTGAGATCGTCACCGGGCTGATCGACGGCTTCGGGGACGCACGGCAGATCGACCTGGTCGACGAGTTCGCGTACCCCTTCCCGGTGACCGTCATCTGCAGGCTGCTCGGCGTGCCGCGCGAGGACGAGCCCCGCTTCCGTGCCTGGGTGGACCCGATCGTCGCCGGCCTGGACCCCGACACCCGCACGAGCGCCGAATCCGAGCGGACCGCGCAGGAGGCACGGTTGCAGCTCGGCATGTACCTGAACGGACTGGTGGAGCAGCGCGCCAGGGAACCTCGCGACGACATGCTCTCCGACCTGGTGAACAGTCGCGGTCCGGACGGCGCGATGACGACGATGGAAGTACTCAGCACATCGGTGCTGCTCCTCATCGCGGGCCACGAGACGACCGTCAACCTCATCACCAACGGCATGCTCACGCTGTTGCGCCATCCGGAGGTCCTGGCGCGGCTGCGCAACGACCCGGGCCTGTCGGTGCGGATCGTGGAGGAGCTGCTGCGCTACGAGCCGCCCGTGCAGATCGTGCCGCAGCGCACCTGTATCGCCGACATCGAGCTGCGCGGGGTCACCATCCCCAAGGGCTCGCGCATCTGGCTGATGCTGGCCGCGGGCAACCGTGACCCCGAGCGCTTCAAGGACCCCGAGCGCTTCGACCCGGACCGCGAGGACATCCAGCACCTCGGGTTCGGCAGCGGCATCCACAGCTGCTTCGGCGCTCCGCTGGCCCGGCTGGAAGCCCAGATCGCCCTGTCCGAACTGGCCCGGCGGCTGGAGAATCCCCGCCTCGTCGAGGACCCGCCGCCGTACCGGCAGAACGCCGTGCTGCGCGGGCCCCGGCATCTGAACATCGCCTTCGACGGGCTGCGTTGA
- a CDS encoding Lrp/AsnC family transcriptional regulator — MTVYSPDATDWRILEVLQREGRASYAELARAVSMSPSAVTERVRRLEEAGVIQGYAAVVDPERLGLPILAFVRLRYPNGNYKPFHDLVAATPEILEAHHVTGDDCFVIKVAARSMAHLEEISGRIGALGSVTTSVVYSSPLPRRALGR, encoded by the coding sequence ATGACCGTGTATTCCCCGGACGCCACCGACTGGCGCATCCTTGAGGTCCTCCAGCGGGAGGGCCGGGCCAGCTACGCCGAGCTGGCGCGGGCCGTCTCGATGTCGCCGAGCGCCGTCACCGAACGGGTGCGGCGGCTGGAGGAGGCGGGTGTGATCCAGGGGTACGCGGCCGTGGTCGACCCGGAGCGGCTCGGGCTGCCGATCCTGGCGTTCGTGCGGCTGCGCTATCCGAACGGCAACTACAAGCCGTTCCACGATCTGGTGGCCGCCACGCCCGAGATCCTGGAGGCGCACCATGTGACGGGCGACGACTGCTTCGTCATCAAGGTCGCCGCGCGGTCCATGGCCCATCTGGAGGAGATCTCCGGCAGGATCGGGGCGCTGGGCTCGGTGACCACCAGCGTCGTGTACTCCTCGCCCCTGCCCCGGCGGGCACTGGGCCGCTGA
- a CDS encoding rhodanese-like domain-containing protein, translating to MINTTSVNPVLRVAPAAPAEAAAYFRASLAFHADVSDVAAALAAGGDPGFVVVDSRSTESWDQGHLPGAIHLPTALIPEQAGQLLDPSVPVVTYCWGPGCNGATRAALALAELGYQVKEMLGGFEYWAREGFAYETWQGPARRDADPLTAPVEGDCGC from the coding sequence ATGATCAACACGACTTCCGTGAACCCCGTACTGCGCGTCGCGCCCGCCGCCCCCGCCGAGGCCGCCGCCTACTTCCGGGCGAGCCTCGCCTTCCACGCCGACGTCTCCGACGTGGCCGCCGCGCTCGCGGCCGGCGGCGACCCCGGCTTCGTCGTCGTGGACTCCCGCTCGACCGAGTCCTGGGACCAGGGCCACCTACCCGGCGCGATCCACCTGCCCACCGCGCTCATCCCCGAGCAGGCCGGGCAGCTCCTCGACCCGTCCGTGCCCGTGGTGACGTACTGCTGGGGACCCGGCTGCAACGGCGCCACCCGCGCCGCCCTCGCCCTCGCCGAACTCGGCTACCAGGTCAAGGAGATGCTCGGCGGCTTCGAGTACTGGGCGCGGGAGGGCTTCGCCTACGAGACCTGGCAGGGACCGGCGCGCCGCGACGCCGACCCGCTGACCGCACCGGTCGAAGGCGATTGCGGCTGCTGA
- a CDS encoding NAD(P)/FAD-dependent oxidoreductase, producing MAADYMDWLRREGRIVIVGASLAGLRAAETLRAEGFAGELTLIGDEPYEPYDRPPLSKSVLLGMASPHRTELPHRLDIDAKWRLGVPATGLDLTAKRVKLADGDEVQYDRLLIATGVRARPWPKEDEARLTGVCVLRTRDDAADLYQRLKAGPRRVFVIGAGFAGSEIASACREMGIPVTVAERAGAPLVGALGGVIGAVAADLQTEHGVDLRTHVTVTSLEGDSVGRVRAVHLSDESVVEADVVVVSLGSQRNTEWLTGSGLGAGPRGIACDAGCRAFDFRGIVTDDVFVAGDVARSPHALFGYQFLSLEHWGNAVAQAETAAHNMICRGADRRPHLWMPAFWSSMFGVNIKSVGVPPMGDQLMITQGSPAERRFVGVYGYQGRVIAAVSFDNTRWLEFYARQIERGAPFPVEYPTVDRRPENRQPVAADFPDPSLPTHGPTVTLSGYSPADQQLVFHPARH from the coding sequence ATGGCCGCTGACTACATGGACTGGCTCAGGCGCGAAGGGCGGATCGTGATCGTCGGCGCCTCCCTCGCGGGCCTGCGCGCGGCGGAGACGCTGCGCGCCGAGGGCTTCGCCGGTGAGCTGACCCTGATCGGCGACGAGCCCTACGAGCCGTACGACCGGCCGCCGCTGTCGAAGTCCGTCCTGCTGGGCATGGCCTCCCCGCACCGCACCGAGCTGCCGCACCGCCTGGACATCGACGCCAAGTGGCGGCTCGGCGTCCCGGCGACCGGTCTCGACCTGACGGCCAAGCGGGTCAAGCTGGCCGACGGGGACGAGGTGCAGTACGACCGGCTGCTGATCGCGACCGGAGTGCGCGCCCGGCCCTGGCCGAAGGAGGACGAGGCCCGGCTGACCGGGGTCTGCGTGCTGCGGACGCGGGACGACGCGGCCGATCTGTACCAGCGGCTGAAGGCGGGACCGCGCCGGGTGTTCGTCATCGGCGCCGGATTCGCCGGTTCGGAGATCGCCTCGGCCTGCCGGGAGATGGGCATCCCGGTCACCGTGGCGGAGCGCGCCGGGGCGCCGCTGGTGGGCGCGCTCGGCGGAGTGATCGGCGCGGTCGCCGCCGACCTGCAGACCGAGCACGGCGTGGACCTGCGCACCCATGTCACGGTGACCTCGCTGGAGGGTGACTCGGTCGGCCGGGTCCGGGCGGTCCATCTGTCCGACGAGAGCGTCGTCGAGGCGGACGTGGTGGTGGTCTCGCTGGGCTCGCAGCGCAACACCGAGTGGCTGACCGGGTCGGGGCTCGGCGCCGGGCCGCGGGGGATCGCGTGCGACGCGGGCTGCCGGGCCTTCGACTTCCGGGGCATCGTCACCGACGACGTGTTCGTCGCCGGTGACGTGGCCCGTTCCCCGCACGCGCTGTTCGGGTACCAGTTCCTGTCGCTGGAACACTGGGGCAACGCCGTCGCGCAGGCGGAGACGGCCGCGCACAACATGATCTGCCGGGGCGCCGACCGGCGCCCGCACCTGTGGATGCCGGCGTTCTGGTCGTCGATGTTCGGCGTGAACATCAAGTCGGTCGGCGTCCCGCCCATGGGCGACCAGCTCATGATCACGCAGGGTTCGCCGGCCGAGCGCCGGTTCGTCGGCGTGTACGGCTACCAGGGCCGCGTCATCGCCGCCGTGAGCTTCGACAACACCCGCTGGCTGGAGTTCTACGCACGGCAGATCGAGCGGGGCGCGCCGTTCCCGGTGGAGTACCCGACGGTCGACCGGCGGCCCGAGAACCGGCAGCCGGTGGCGGCCGACTTCCCCGACCCGTCCCTGCCGACCCACGGCCCGACCGTGACCCTCAGCGGCTACTCACCGGCCGACCAGCAGCTGGTCTTCCACCCTGCCCGCCACTGA
- a CDS encoding ferredoxin: MRLVVDLNKCQGYAQCAFLAPDVFALHGEESLVYNPNAPEEQRERLARAVAACPVQAILADGLDDLAGEPGSGSGREASDGR, from the coding sequence ATGAGGCTCGTCGTGGATCTCAACAAATGTCAGGGGTACGCCCAGTGCGCGTTCCTCGCCCCCGACGTCTTCGCCCTGCACGGCGAGGAGTCGCTGGTCTACAACCCGAACGCACCCGAGGAGCAGCGGGAGCGGCTCGCCCGCGCCGTGGCCGCCTGCCCGGTGCAGGCGATCCTGGCCGACGGGCTCGACGACCTGGCGGGTGAACCGGGGAGCGGATCCGGCCGGGAGGCGTCCGATGGCCGCTGA